In a single window of the Veillonella sp. genome:
- a CDS encoding prephenate dehydrogenase/arogenate dehydrogenase family protein yields MSKTVGIIGLGLLGGSLAKALKAYTDYEVVGYARRQEVCDAAIQDGVVKAAWTEVEPLIENSDIVVFSLPPDTNARLFTEMAHLFRPGQVVTDVSSAKENFVRAVYDSIPKGTIFVSVHPMAGSEKGGYEVSHKNLFKGMGWIVLEDKASDVYNEEVAQELAEMGRAVGSRIEFVDIYAHDAYLAMVSHMPHLLASILTQVSGGDELGELRMKLSAGGFRDCTRVAGGLPSMWREIIYGNRHNVIEGLSQIESEIKRVKEILSQEDEGQALESYLERGREIRGKLPYLTGQIKNS; encoded by the coding sequence ATGAGTAAGACAGTAGGCATTATTGGCTTAGGTCTATTAGGTGGTTCGTTGGCGAAGGCTTTAAAGGCCTATACCGATTATGAGGTGGTAGGGTATGCTCGTCGCCAAGAGGTTTGTGATGCGGCCATTCAGGATGGGGTGGTAAAAGCTGCTTGGACTGAGGTAGAACCATTGATTGAAAATTCAGATATCGTTGTATTTTCATTGCCTCCAGATACAAATGCAAGACTATTTACAGAAATGGCACATCTTTTTAGACCAGGACAAGTGGTGACTGATGTATCTAGTGCAAAGGAAAACTTTGTACGAGCTGTATATGATTCTATTCCGAAAGGGACAATTTTTGTGTCTGTTCATCCTATGGCTGGCTCTGAAAAGGGTGGCTACGAAGTATCTCATAAAAACCTATTTAAAGGTATGGGTTGGATTGTACTAGAGGATAAGGCCTCTGATGTATATAATGAAGAGGTTGCTCAAGAACTAGCTGAAATGGGACGCGCTGTAGGATCACGTATTGAATTCGTCGATATCTATGCTCACGATGCGTATTTAGCTATGGTGAGTCATATGCCACATTTATTGGCATCCATTTTAACTCAAGTTTCCGGTGGTGATGAATTAGGCGAGTTGCGCATGAAATTATCTGCAGGAGGCTTTAGAGATTGTACACGTGTTGCCGGTGGTTTGCCATCTATGTGGCGTGAAATCATTTATGGTAATAGACACAATGTAATTGAAGGTCTTTCACAAATCGAATCCGAAATCAAACGGGTAAAAGAGATACTTTCACAAGAAGATGAAGGTCAAGCTTTAGAATCCTATCTTGAACGAGGAAGAGAAATCCGCGGTAAATTACCATATTTAACCGGTCAAATAAAGAATAGCTAA
- a CDS encoding nicotinate-nucleotide--dimethylbenzimidazole phosphoribosyltransferase yields the protein MSLLQETCDAIRGRSHEIEQHIIDNWNAGSPVEQYGRLVNVVAQYGAATNQEHLTVPKPCMIIASADHGVADMGVSAYPKETTVGMTQNYLIPKGAGANSLANYCGAQMEVIDMGIDADMSWVPGLRSHKLGMGTKNFVEEPAMTREQAIEGIETGIRLVKEKIDEGFNVFLVGEMGISNTTASALMTAKFAGLTAEEATGRGTNISDERLKLKQRIVHDVLEKYKNIPKDDAIGILSSVGGFEFTCIVGVILGAAANNALVIIDGFNTSACALVAKTLVPQTMDYVMASHLSAEKAAKSSLENLGLEAYVDLGLCLGEASGGSIQMGMLDLAVHMYLAVTGGKA from the coding sequence ATGAGTTTGTTACAAGAAACTTGTGACGCTATTAGAGGTCGCAGTCATGAAATTGAACAACATATAATCGATAATTGGAATGCAGGGTCACCTGTAGAACAATATGGGCGACTTGTAAACGTGGTGGCTCAATATGGTGCGGCTACAAATCAGGAACATTTAACGGTTCCAAAGCCTTGTATGATTATTGCCTCTGCCGATCATGGCGTGGCCGATATGGGCGTAAGTGCGTATCCAAAGGAAACAACTGTAGGGATGACACAAAACTACTTAATTCCTAAAGGGGCGGGTGCCAATTCCTTAGCTAATTACTGTGGTGCTCAAATGGAAGTCATCGATATGGGCATTGATGCAGATATGAGCTGGGTACCAGGACTCCGTAGTCATAAACTTGGTATGGGCACAAAAAACTTTGTTGAAGAACCGGCCATGACACGTGAACAAGCCATTGAAGGCATTGAAACAGGTATCCGCCTTGTAAAAGAGAAAATCGACGAAGGCTTTAATGTTTTCTTAGTAGGGGAAATGGGCATTTCCAATACTACTGCTAGTGCTCTTATGACAGCCAAGTTTGCAGGACTCACTGCAGAGGAAGCTACAGGGCGAGGCACTAATATTTCTGATGAGCGTCTAAAATTAAAGCAACGCATTGTGCATGATGTATTAGAAAAATATAAAAATATTCCGAAAGATGATGCAATCGGAATTTTATCCTCTGTGGGCGGCTTTGAATTTACATGTATCGTAGGTGTTATTCTAGGTGCTGCAGCGAATAATGCACTTGTTATTATTGATGGTTTTAATACATCTGCTTGTGCATTGGTTGCTAAAACATTAGTTCCACAGACGATGGATTATGTAATGGCATCTCATTTATCTGCTGAAAAAGCGGCTAAATCTTCTTTAGAAAATTTAGGCCTTGAAGCCTATGTTGATTTAGGTCTTTGTCTCGGTGAGGCCTCTGGTGGGTCCATTCAAATGGGGATGCTAGATCTTGCCGTTCATATGTATTTGGCTGTTACAGGAGGTAAGGCATGA
- a CDS encoding nicotinate-nucleotide--dimethylbenzimidazole phosphoribosyltransferase, translating into MRTFTIEPLHAPSMEACRLRIDNLTKPIYSLATLELIAERFAGILADPQPNHLRYGVLVVAADHLVDGPQNSQHGSESNAAIKRFNDGRTATQGAANKLQAAVHVVNIGLEQDTTDLTNIDQKVIRKGSHFFGVEPVISRDELEASIELGFSYADKLHNEGLQVVALGNIGERAFLDSLVTTATITGCAYDDILVHTECGPTIEQRAAHIHSFVDRFNIDVDDWSALSESERRDAVLHLLHVAGGLDIAFLTGFILGAASHRMAVVFDNAVTGAAVLAAVTIDPLVKDYIFPSAAYEEPIHKEQCRFLGVKPCLHYNLQIDEALGSTMGLSTIDASMHMLNDMKTFVEAEVKAAEDGAGKGRQKNKD; encoded by the coding sequence ATGAGAACTTTTACAATTGAACCATTACATGCGCCATCCATGGAAGCATGCCGATTACGTATCGATAATTTAACAAAACCTATTTATAGCCTTGCAACATTAGAGTTAATAGCTGAGCGTTTTGCAGGCATTCTGGCAGATCCTCAACCAAATCATTTGCGATATGGTGTACTTGTGGTGGCGGCGGATCACTTGGTAGATGGTCCTCAAAATAGTCAGCATGGCAGTGAAAGCAACGCAGCTATTAAGCGTTTCAATGATGGTAGAACGGCTACGCAAGGTGCGGCAAATAAGTTACAAGCAGCTGTACATGTAGTAAATATAGGCCTTGAACAAGATACGACAGATTTGACGAATATTGACCAAAAGGTTATCCGTAAGGGGTCCCACTTCTTTGGTGTAGAACCTGTTATTTCTCGTGATGAGTTAGAAGCGTCTATTGAACTAGGCTTTTCCTATGCTGATAAACTGCACAACGAAGGATTACAAGTCGTTGCTCTTGGTAACATAGGGGAGAGGGCATTCCTCGATTCCCTTGTAACGACTGCAACTATTACAGGTTGTGCTTATGACGATATTCTAGTCCATACTGAATGTGGACCTACCATTGAGCAACGAGCTGCTCATATTCATTCCTTTGTAGATCGTTTCAACATTGATGTTGATGATTGGTCTGCTTTGAGTGAAAGCGAGCGTCGTGATGCGGTATTGCATTTGCTTCATGTCGCAGGTGGTTTAGATATTGCATTCTTAACTGGTTTTATCTTAGGTGCTGCTAGTCATCGTATGGCGGTAGTATTTGATAATGCCGTAACAGGTGCAGCTGTATTGGCTGCCGTTACTATTGATCCATTAGTTAAGGACTATATATTCCCATCCGCCGCATATGAGGAGCCAATCCATAAGGAGCAATGTCGATTCTTAGGTGTAAAACCATGTTTGCACTATAACTTACAAATTGATGAAGCATTGGGCTCCACAATGGGACTATCCACTATCGATGCATCCATGCATATGTTAAATGATATGAAAACCTTCGTGGAAGCTGAGGTTAAAGCAGCTGAAGATGGAGCCGGTAAAGGTAGACAAAAGAACAAAGATTAA
- a CDS encoding YnfA family protein — translation MLLSIFFFILAGLAEIGGGYLVWLYMRDDKSPVYLLAGAIILFLYGIIPTFQPEASFGKVYAAYGGVFIALSILWGWLIDGLRPDTYDIIGGLVCLVGVYIIMYAPR, via the coding sequence ATGCTATTATCTATTTTCTTCTTTATATTAGCTGGTTTAGCTGAAATTGGTGGCGGTTATTTAGTATGGCTGTATATGCGTGACGACAAAAGTCCTGTCTATTTACTGGCCGGTGCCATCATCCTATTTTTATACGGCATCATCCCTACCTTCCAACCAGAAGCCAGCTTCGGCAAAGTTTACGCAGCCTATGGTGGCGTATTTATCGCCCTCTCCATCCTATGGGGTTGGCTCATCGATGGTTTACGACCAGACACATATGATATCATCGGCGGTCTCGTATGTCTTGTAGGTGTCTATATCATCATGTACGCGCCGCGTTAA
- a CDS encoding LysR family transcriptional regulator, with translation MKELPTMQELQSFITYNKTGSFTLAAQSMNITQSAFSAQMKKLERLVGVKLISRSTRGSRLTPEGELFLPEAEQVLDTLERAIQSIRLASKVERPILNIGVLRSLGDIRLNGYVSHFFQNHPEFSVSIYDMEEEELMLDLRENRIDIALLYLPNNKDMSAYESTALREDEFVYYAPNIIDGMEVASLKAIQQQPLLMYPPKYFMYRTLKNYVGNGQQNLHIRGSRLSNPYTMIDYCKKNKSGCIVARQILNSLNINDGFIPLEKPFKLQVCFAFKKNNSKSETMHTFMDYVQSESPARL, from the coding sequence ATGAAAGAGTTACCTACAATGCAAGAGCTACAAAGTTTTATTACCTATAATAAAACAGGAAGCTTTACATTAGCTGCACAATCTATGAATATTACACAATCAGCTTTCAGCGCTCAAATGAAAAAATTAGAGCGTCTAGTTGGTGTGAAATTAATATCCCGCTCTACAAGAGGTAGCCGTTTGACGCCTGAAGGCGAGTTATTCCTACCAGAAGCAGAGCAAGTTCTTGACACATTGGAACGCGCTATCCAATCGATTCGTTTAGCCAGCAAGGTAGAGCGTCCAATATTAAATATTGGTGTATTACGTAGTTTAGGTGATATCCGCCTCAATGGCTATGTATCTCACTTCTTCCAAAACCATCCTGAGTTTTCAGTTAGCATTTACGACATGGAAGAAGAAGAATTGATGCTCGACTTACGCGAAAATCGTATTGACATCGCTCTCCTCTACTTACCAAACAACAAAGATATGTCAGCCTATGAATCTACGGCCCTTCGGGAGGACGAATTCGTATACTATGCTCCAAACATTATCGATGGTATGGAAGTTGCTAGTTTGAAAGCAATTCAGCAACAACCGTTGCTTATGTATCCACCTAAGTACTTTATGTATCGCACATTGAAAAACTATGTGGGTAACGGCCAACAAAATCTACATATTAGAGGCAGCCGTTTATCCAACCCATATACAATGATCGACTACTGCAAAAAAAATAAATCTGGCTGCATCGTAGCACGCCAAATCTTAAATTCTTTAAATATCAATGATGGCTTCATACCTTTAGAAAAACCATTTAAACTACAAGTGTGCTTCGCATTCAAGAAAAATAACTCTAAATCTGAAACAATGCATACCTTTATGGACTATGTACAAAGCGAATCACCAGCACGTTTATAA
- the rpsD gene encoding 30S ribosomal protein S4, translated as MATRREARFKLCRRFGVNVFGHAKALNRVKKDQRQKKMSEYGTQLLEKQKVKAYYNLLERQFVRYYDKAKKMQGVTGQNMLILLEQRLDNLVYRIGFGNSIRQARQMVNHGHILVNGRRVDIPSYSCKPGDVIELREASRDNEMFKTNFQELRSFELPYIEKDLEGFKGTFTRLPQREELPIEVNETLIVELYSK; from the coding sequence ATGGCAACGAGAAGAGAGGCTCGATTCAAACTTTGTCGTCGCTTTGGTGTGAACGTATTCGGTCACGCAAAAGCCTTGAATCGCGTCAAAAAAGACCAACGTCAGAAAAAAATGTCTGAGTATGGCACACAATTATTAGAAAAACAAAAAGTTAAAGCTTACTACAACTTGCTAGAACGCCAGTTCGTACGCTATTATGATAAAGCGAAAAAAATGCAAGGTGTTACAGGTCAAAACATGTTGATCCTTTTGGAACAACGTCTTGATAACCTTGTATATCGCATCGGCTTCGGTAACTCCATTCGTCAAGCTCGTCAAATGGTAAACCATGGCCACATCTTGGTAAATGGTCGTCGTGTTGACATTCCATCCTACTCCTGCAAACCAGGTGATGTTATTGAACTTCGTGAAGCTTCCCGCGACAACGAAATGTTCAAAACTAATTTCCAAGAACTTCGTTCTTTCGAACTTCCTTACATTGAAAAAGACTTGGAAGGCTTCAAAGGCACTTTCACTCGTCTTCCTCAACGTGAAGAACTTCCTATCGAAGTTAACGAAACACTTATCGTCGAATTGTACTCCAAATAA
- the rplM gene encoding 50S ribosomal protein L13, which yields MKTTFMANPNTIERKWYVVDAEGKTLGRLAAEVAKVLRGKNKPTFTPHVDTGDHVIVVNAEKIRVTGKKLEQKEYFRHSGYPGGSRFTKLSMMLEKQPERVVEMAVRGMLPKNKLGAQQYRKLNVYAGPEHPHAAQKPEVLEISVR from the coding sequence ATGAAAACTACATTTATGGCCAATCCGAACACAATCGAACGGAAATGGTATGTTGTTGACGCTGAAGGTAAAACTTTAGGACGCCTTGCTGCCGAAGTTGCAAAAGTTCTTCGGGGCAAAAATAAACCAACTTTCACACCACACGTAGACACTGGTGACCATGTGATCGTTGTAAACGCAGAAAAAATTCGCGTAACTGGTAAAAAATTGGAACAAAAGGAATACTTCCGTCACTCTGGTTACCCAGGTGGTTCCCGTTTCACTAAATTGTCCATGATGCTTGAAAAACAACCTGAACGTGTTGTTGAAATGGCAGTTCGTGGTATGCTTCCAAAAAATAAATTGGGTGCACAACAATACCGTAAATTAAACGTATACGCTGGTCCTGAGCATCCACATGCAGCTCAAAAACCAGAAGTATTAGAAATTTCCGTACGATAA
- the rpsI gene encoding 30S ribosomal protein S9, protein MAVAQYYGTGRRKSSVARVRLVPGTGKITVNKRELNEYFGRQTLELIVKQPLNLTNTVEQYDVIATVAGGGPSGQAGAIRHGISRALLDVDGELRQSLKKAGFLTRDPRMKERKKYGLKKARKASQFSKR, encoded by the coding sequence ATGGCAGTAGCACAATATTACGGCACTGGTCGTAGAAAATCTTCCGTTGCTAGAGTTCGTCTGGTACCGGGCACAGGTAAAATCACTGTTAACAAACGTGAACTTAATGAATATTTCGGTCGCCAAACTTTGGAATTGATCGTAAAACAACCTTTGAACTTGACTAATACAGTTGAACAATACGATGTAATCGCAACTGTAGCTGGTGGCGGTCCTTCCGGTCAAGCTGGTGCAATTCGTCACGGTATCTCCCGTGCGTTATTGGACGTAGATGGCGAACTTCGTCAATCTTTGAAAAAAGCTGGCTTCTTGACTCGTGACCCACGTATGAAAGAACGTAAAAAATACGGTCTTAAAAAAGCCCGCAAAGCAAGCCAATTCTCCAAACGTTAA
- a CDS encoding enoyl-CoA hydratase yields the protein MIYNTIQYVVDNGIGTLTFNRPAVANGFNIEMCKEILEVLDKAHNDESVRALLINAEGKVFSAGGDLTEMERAVNDGDTESLFEIVELVAQISMAMKRLPKPVIMSLQGAAAGAAFNMALAADFVVAANNVRFIQAFVNVGLAPDAGGLFLLTRAIGMNRAMHIVMTGEAVSAEKGKEWGFVYKVCEPEDLETATRRLVEKLAKGPAQSYRVMKEMMWNSFLSGWEEYKKFEVENQCSLGLSEDFKEGVRAFTERRRPKFGQK from the coding sequence ATGATTTATAATACAATTCAATACGTAGTAGATAATGGTATCGGTACGTTGACATTTAATCGTCCTGCAGTGGCGAACGGTTTTAACATCGAAATGTGTAAGGAGATTCTTGAGGTCTTAGATAAAGCTCACAACGATGAAAGTGTGCGTGCATTGCTAATCAATGCAGAGGGTAAAGTATTCTCTGCTGGCGGTGACTTAACAGAAATGGAACGGGCTGTAAATGATGGCGATACAGAATCCTTGTTTGAAATTGTTGAGCTCGTAGCTCAAATTTCTATGGCTATGAAACGCTTACCTAAACCTGTTATTATGAGCCTTCAAGGTGCTGCAGCAGGTGCGGCATTTAATATGGCGTTAGCAGCGGACTTTGTGGTAGCAGCTAACAATGTACGATTCATTCAAGCGTTCGTGAACGTAGGTCTTGCTCCTGATGCAGGCGGGTTGTTCTTGTTGACTCGCGCTATTGGTATGAACCGTGCTATGCATATCGTTATGACTGGCGAAGCTGTATCTGCTGAAAAAGGCAAAGAATGGGGCTTTGTATATAAAGTTTGCGAACCTGAGGACTTAGAAACTGCTACAAGACGTCTTGTTGAAAAATTAGCTAAAGGTCCTGCCCAATCTTACCGCGTTATGAAAGAAATGATGTGGAATAGCTTCTTATCTGGCTGGGAAGAGTACAAGAAGTTTGAAGTAGAAAATCAATGCTCCTTAGGTCTTTCTGAAGACTTTAAGGAAGGTGTACGAGCTTTCACAGAACGTCGTCGCCCTAAATTTGGTCAAAAATAA
- the pgl gene encoding 6-phosphogluconolactonase yields MAQDTIKCYDGPSDVVQALAEDFIDFTNDEISRTETCIVGITGGTVINGLLELLNSPEYIERLNWERIFFLWTDERFLPQAHEDNYFNRVKPHLLCKAKGAAHFLPINTDSKTVHEAAEEYEKEVRNVLKACKKSGLDLALLDLGEDGHTAGLFAGSHALRVADQDVVAVEDGKVWERISMTFSFLAKSDAVWFTVTGESKRTALTKVLYQREDYEDLTWEKRIGRTLPGAVLSQEAVTWYVDKAAYNDVH; encoded by the coding sequence ATGGCTCAAGATACAATTAAATGTTATGACGGTCCTAGTGATGTAGTCCAAGCATTGGCGGAGGATTTTATTGATTTTACTAATGATGAAATTAGCCGTACTGAAACGTGCATCGTTGGTATTACTGGGGGTACTGTTATAAATGGTTTGTTAGAATTACTTAACTCTCCTGAATATATTGAGCGCCTTAATTGGGAACGGATATTCTTCTTGTGGACTGATGAGCGTTTCTTACCACAAGCGCATGAGGATAATTACTTCAATCGCGTAAAACCTCATTTGCTATGCAAGGCAAAGGGAGCTGCTCATTTCTTGCCAATTAATACGGATTCTAAAACCGTACATGAAGCGGCTGAAGAATATGAAAAAGAGGTTCGCAATGTCCTAAAGGCATGTAAAAAATCTGGTCTTGATTTAGCGTTGCTTGATCTAGGCGAGGATGGTCATACGGCAGGATTATTTGCAGGCTCTCACGCACTGCGCGTAGCTGATCAAGATGTAGTGGCCGTTGAAGATGGCAAGGTATGGGAACGCATTTCTATGACATTTTCTTTCCTAGCAAAATCTGATGCTGTCTGGTTTACTGTGACTGGTGAAAGCAAGCGAACTGCATTGACAAAGGTTTTATACCAACGCGAAGATTACGAGGATTTAACGTGGGAAAAACGCATTGGCCGTACATTGCCTGGTGCTGTGCTTTCACAAGAAGCTGTGACCTGGTATGTGGACAAGGCAGCCTATAATGATGTACACTAA
- a CDS encoding twin-arginine translocase TatA/TatE family subunit, translating to MGSIGTPELIVILVIALVIFGPGKLPEVGKAIGKGINEFKDAISGPKKAVDETKEAVKKATTIDVTAGAKNDDKHKEAND from the coding sequence ATGGGATCTATAGGAACACCTGAATTAATAGTTATATTAGTGATCGCTTTAGTTATCTTCGGACCTGGTAAGTTGCCTGAAGTAGGTAAAGCTATTGGTAAGGGCATCAATGAATTTAAAGATGCTATTTCCGGCCCTAAAAAAGCTGTTGATGAAACGAAAGAAGCCGTTAAAAAGGCGACTACTATCGACGTAACAGCAGGGGCTAAAAACGACGATAAACATAAAGAAGCTAATGATTAA
- a CDS encoding heavy-metal-associated domain-containing protein, whose translation MCKDCGCGEDNGVVTKVFTVPGMMCNNCKETVEGASLGLPGVLSAEVNLPEKTATVSFDPEKASVEVITKAVERTGFEVESVADGVQEHSHGLLGTLKRFFK comes from the coding sequence ATGTGTAAAGATTGTGGTTGCGGTGAAGATAATGGCGTTGTAACAAAGGTATTTACTGTACCTGGTATGATGTGCAATAACTGTAAAGAAACTGTTGAAGGTGCATCCCTTGGTTTACCTGGTGTTTTGAGCGCAGAGGTAAATTTGCCAGAGAAAACAGCGACTGTTTCTTTTGATCCAGAAAAAGCATCTGTTGAAGTTATTACAAAAGCTGTTGAACGTACAGGCTTTGAAGTAGAAAGCGTTGCAGATGGTGTACAAGAACATAGTCATGGTTTACTAGGAACATTGAAACGTTTCTTCAAATAA
- a CDS encoding cupin domain-containing protein, translated as MLRKFDAKNFKWDGVDTLVYKQDGSPFKDVTRQVLYDGAFDIPCQFRYFECLPGGYSTLEYHEHTHMVMIFRGKGQVLLGDEIHDVEAGDFIEIPGKTIHQFRANKGDYIGFLCLVNQDRDKVKLLTPEEMDTLRSNPKIKEFLESC; from the coding sequence ATGTTACGCAAGTTTGATGCTAAAAATTTCAAGTGGGATGGCGTCGATACCTTGGTATATAAACAAGATGGTAGCCCTTTTAAAGATGTAACACGTCAAGTTTTATACGATGGGGCCTTTGATATTCCATGCCAATTCCGCTATTTTGAATGCTTGCCAGGTGGGTATTCTACGCTTGAATATCATGAACATACACATATGGTTATGATATTCCGTGGGAAGGGTCAAGTCTTATTAGGCGATGAGATCCATGATGTAGAAGCTGGTGATTTTATTGAGATTCCAGGTAAAACGATACATCAATTCCGGGCTAATAAAGGAGATTATATCGGATTTCTTTGTTTGGTTAACCAAGATCGGGACAAGGTGAAATTATTAACTCCTGAAGAGATGGATACATTGCGCTCTAATCCAAAGATTAAAGAATTTTTGGAAAGTTGCTAA
- a CDS encoding DASS family sodium-coupled anion symporter produces the protein MNTFTRAALTVLVGLVIWFLPHTEAIKPEGWHLLAIFTATIVGFILRPWPTGIMALFGIVAAVATNSITMVQALGGYAEANVWLIVAAVFFSRGIINSGLGKRIAYTLIRSFGTSSLKLAYALACTDLIISPATPSNTARGGGIIFPIVQNISLAFDSEPNGSTARRIGAYLMTTAHTINTITVTIFLTACSGNLLITSLGAKLFGYDISWWEWFQAGVIPGVLCMILMPWFIYKIYPPEIKETPQAAEMAQKELDALGPITKAEISVAIIFILCILLWATAIWTKLHPTVVAMMGVLACVVTGSLTWEDILGERTGWDILIWMGTLVGMAGLLGKLGVVAVFADFVSQHLVGIDWFWASFIISATFVYSQYFFASGTARITALFSAFAAILVAMGAPIPFTILLFGLMNSPGCTLTHYSSGVTPIFFGAGYVPQGTWWRVGLAISVVSFLIHFWGGTLGMWLFGIL, from the coding sequence ATGAATACCTTTACACGCGCCGCACTGACGGTACTGGTAGGACTTGTGATTTGGTTCTTGCCTCACACAGAGGCGATTAAGCCTGAAGGCTGGCATTTATTAGCTATCTTCACGGCTACAATTGTAGGTTTTATTTTACGACCTTGGCCAACAGGTATTATGGCACTCTTTGGTATTGTTGCGGCAGTAGCAACAAATTCTATTACCATGGTGCAAGCATTAGGTGGTTACGCTGAGGCTAATGTATGGCTTATCGTGGCTGCCGTATTCTTTTCTAGAGGCATTATTAATTCTGGTCTCGGTAAGCGCATCGCGTATACTCTGATTCGTTCATTTGGGACTAGTTCTTTAAAGTTAGCTTATGCATTGGCTTGTACAGATCTTATTATTTCTCCTGCCACGCCATCTAATACGGCGCGTGGGGGCGGTATTATTTTCCCAATCGTACAAAACATTTCCTTAGCGTTTGACTCTGAACCGAATGGTAGTACAGCACGTCGCATAGGGGCGTACTTGATGACTACGGCTCATACGATAAACACAATAACCGTAACAATCTTCTTAACTGCGTGTAGTGGTAACTTATTGATTACATCATTAGGGGCCAAATTATTTGGCTATGATATTTCTTGGTGGGAATGGTTCCAAGCAGGTGTCATCCCTGGTGTACTTTGCATGATTTTGATGCCTTGGTTTATTTATAAAATCTATCCACCTGAAATTAAAGAAACTCCGCAAGCAGCTGAAATGGCTCAAAAGGAGTTAGATGCGCTTGGGCCGATTACGAAGGCTGAAATTTCTGTGGCTATCATCTTTATACTTTGTATCTTACTTTGGGCTACAGCGATTTGGACGAAGTTACATCCTACAGTAGTTGCTATGATGGGCGTTCTTGCTTGTGTAGTTACAGGCTCCCTTACCTGGGAAGATATTCTCGGTGAACGCACTGGTTGGGATATCCTTATCTGGATGGGTACACTTGTAGGTATGGCTGGTTTACTTGGTAAATTAGGTGTTGTAGCTGTATTTGCAGATTTTGTAAGTCAACATCTTGTAGGTATTGATTGGTTCTGGGCATCCTTTATTATCTCTGCAACCTTTGTATACTCTCAATATTTCTTTGCCAGTGGTACAGCGCGTATTACAGCGTTGTTCTCCGCTTTTGCAGCAATCTTGGTGGCAATGGGTGCACCAATTCCGTTTACCATCTTGCTCTTTGGTTTGATGAACAGCCCTGGCTGTACATTAACGCATTACAGCTCTGGTGTAACACCAATCTTCTTCGGTGCAGGCTATGTACCACAAGGAACATGGTGGCGTGTAGGCCTTGCTATTTCTGTGGTTAGCTTCTTAATTCACTTCTGGGGTGGTACCCTCGGTATGTGGCTATTCGGTATTCTATAA